The window GGAACTGAGCCTTGGTTTCAACTGCAGGACGAGGAACTGCAGAGGCGAATACATCCTTGAATTCAGCCAGATAAGGAGCAGAGGCCATGACTTCAGGATCTTGATACACGTCTAAACGAGATGGCGCGACACCCACTGTTTTGAACTGCATCTTCTGCGATTCGGCATCAGTCAGAATGCGGATCAGCTGAATAGCTGCATCAGGGTGTTCAGTGTAAGCGCTAACTGCCCATTGCCAGCCACCCAGTGTCGCTGCATGCTGACCATCAACTCCGCCTTTTGGCACTGGAATAACACCGACATTACCTTTAACCGGGCTGGTTGGATCTTGTGCCAGTACATAGGCATATGGCCAGTTACGCATGAAAGCCGCATCGCCATTTTGGAATACCGCGCGGGATTCCTCTTCCATGTAACCCAGCACACCCTTCGGAGAAATAGTGCCGATCCAGCTGGCAGCGGTATCTAATGCTTTGGCTGCTTGTGGATTATTCACGGTGATTTTGCCGTCTTTATCAACGAACGTGCCGCCTTTGTATGAGGCAATCCATTCCAGCGCATCACAGGTCATGCCTTCATAGGCTTTACCCTGGAATACAAAACCCCAGAAGTTTTTCTTGCCGGCTTCACGTTCACCTTTCTGGATTTTCGCGGCAATACGGGCTAACTCTTCCCAGGTTTTTGGCGGTTGTTCGTTATATTTAGCCAGCAGATCTTTACGGTAGTACATGGCACCTGCATCGAGGAAGGCAGGAATGGCTTTCACTTTGCCGTTAACAACATCGTTGTTCCAGGCAGACTGGAAGAATAGCGGTTGCAGATCTTTTACTTTGTCAGTCAGGTCTAACAGATGCTTGTCTAACACACCCAACCACACGGTATCGGCCTGGAATACATCAACGGCTTTACTGTCTTTAGCAGCGAAAATTTGCTGGAATAACCCCAGTTTTTCATCAGATGCGGGAGGTAACTGCACAAATTCCAGTTTGTGAGATGTTTCTTTTTCGAAGCGATTTTTGATGTAATCACAGTAGGATTTACCGGTGCTGGTGCTGGCACATTCCATTTTCAGCGTATCGGCATGCGCAGTATTCAGTGCGCCGGCAACCAACGTAGCGATAAGACCCAGGGTGTGTTGTTTCATAGTAACCTCTCGTCATCGTTATTAGAGTATTCAGCCGGATAATCATCCATAAAGCCTAGCCAACTGAACGTGTGATGCTTGAACGGGGGCTATGTTAATGAGGCAAAAGGTCAAAAAGAAATGCTTTATTCTGGCTGTGATATAGAATTAATCTATATCAGGATGTCAGAGAGTGATCATGGATAAGATTTTGCAGCAATTCCTCGAAGTCGCCACTTTACAAAATGTGAGTCATGCAGCGAAAAAACTTTGTTTGAGCCAACCAACGTTGACTCACAATATGAAGAAGCTGGAAGAGTCACTCGATGTTCAATTGTTTATCCGTACTTCTAACGGCATGAAATTAACGGAGTTTGGTGAAGTATTACTGGAGCAAACCCGGATCATGCAGCGTATTTATGATAATACGCTGACAAAAATAGAGATGTTGAAAGAACGTCACGAACGGGAATTACGCATCGGTTCTGGTCATGCGTGGTGGTATGTTTTTCTAAAAGACACAATAGATGCCTATCGCCAGGAGCATCCTGCCGCCAATATCTATATCGATATTGGTAACCATCTGCGATTAATGGATCTGTTATTGAGTGGTGATATTGACCTGTTTATCGGCCATGAAATATCGGGCTTGAATAAACGTGCCGGTGTGTTGTTTATTCCTTTATTTATTTCACATGATAAAGTTTTTGTCAGGGAAGGGCATCCGTTAAGTTTACGATCTTGTACGCTAGATGATTTAGTGGAATATCCCACAATTGAAATTACACCGGATGAAATACGTCATGTACACGTTATGGAAGATTTACAGCCGAAAAAGTTAGAACGTACCCAATTACATTTAACAGAAAAGATTCTGTATCGCAGTAATTCAATTATAACATCGATAGATTTGGCTTGTAGTACAAATGGACTTTTGCCATTTCCTGGTTCGATGGCCAGTTTCTTCGATAAATTTAATTTAATTAGTTTGGATTTGTCTGAGGAATATACAAAAGGTTCGGTTGGTATCTATCTTATCAGAGAGAAACAAGACGATATACATATACAAGATGTATTGAATTTAATTCGAAAGAATCTTGATAACAATCGTCATTTAATTATTTAATCATTAATATAATCAGTCGGGCATGTGGGGAAACCATATACCCGACTGTGATTATTAGTTTTTACTGACTAGATCAGATATTACTTTTACGGCTTTCTGCACAGGGTTCAGTGACCCTGGTGCTACTTCTTGTGGCGCTGAGTCGATCAATTGTATCAATTCATCATGAGCCAATTTGACCTTACCCATACCCAGGATGATCTGATATTGACCACCGGTACGGAATGTTCCTGTGACCTCAGTGATTTGTGCCAGTTTATTTTCATCGACCACTGAATCGTCATTGAGTACAAACCGCAACCGCGTGGCGCAATAGACCAATGAAATGATATTTTCATTACCGCCTAGCGCTTCAAAAATTTGTTGCGCGACCACTTTAGCATCCATGAGGTTACTCCTGTAGTTGACTGGATCTATGGCATGCTAAACATCCTTTTACTAATAATGAAATATTTTTTTTCGCTCGAGATATAGATTGAATCTATACCATGGGTTATGAGCTTGATAAAAAGCACATATTTTTATTATTAAGCTGCTGCTAACTTTACAATAAGTGTGATCGTGATCGCGGTTTATTTGAAATGTAGTACTCATTCAAAACAAATTAGGTCACCTGTACATATCTTGTGCAGAGAAGCTAAAATTAGTAACGGAAGTGGATGAAGGAAAATCTGCGGCATAGACATAAGTGTCATACCAACATCACTGCTGTCAGGGATAGTGACTAACAGCATCGGCATAAAGAGGTGTTTCCAGTGATGTCAAAAATTCTGGCTCTAATATCACTATGGCGTCATCTCGTTATCATTGTTGCGGTAGCTCTGCTGCTGACAATGCCATTATTGATTAATGGCTGTATGAATGGGCATGATTTTTTCTTTCATGTGATTTTCAGTCATCACTTTACCGAACAGTTTTGGAACGGCGATCTCTACCCGCGTTGGATGTCAAAGATGAATGCGGGATTTGGAAGCCCTACCTTTTTTTTCTATGCGCCATTGCCATATTATATAACTAGCTTTATTTCATTATTTTTTCCTATCGATAACTCAAGTTGTGATGCGCTTGTTGTTTCGGCATCACTGGCGTTGATAATGTCTGGAGTAACGGCTTTTTTTTGGCTTAATAAATTTACTAGTACTCAATTCGCTTTAATAATTGCAGTTATATATATGGTGTTACCCTATCATTTTGTTGTTGATATATATATTCGATTTGCTTTTGCTGAATTATGGAGTTTTGTTTGGATGCCATTGATTCTATATTGGAGTCTTAAGGTTTCTGAGGGTTCAACTAAATCAATCATATGGTTAAGTGTCAGTATCTCATTGTTGATTTTTACACACTTACCAACATTTATAATTTTTATGCCTGTATTCGTCGGACATTTTTTATTTGTTACTGATAAAGGATTAAGAAGAGTTGTTTTTTTAAAACATTTAATGGCGATCATGCTTGCTGTTGGCTTGTCGGCAATATATTGGGTGCCAGCAATGACAACGCAAGATAATGTTTCGATGCAAAGTATGTTTTCAGGTATGTTTCACTATACTAATAATTTTCTGCTCAGTGGTCCTATCTATGGGCATAGTACAACATTCTGGCGTTATCTGACTTTTATCACGGTATTAATGAGTACCCTGGCATACGGCGCATGGTTATTTAGCCGAATGCAAACACACCTGATTATTAGAAGAGAAACCAACTATTGGATTGTCGTAGTATTTTTATCATTGTTTATGACATTACCTTTCAGCCAATTTATTTGGGATTTATTACCGGCTTTGCAAAAAATTCAATTCCCATGGCGCTTTAATACCATATTAACTATTGCTGCAATTACAGTGTTTGCATTAGCGGTTTCCCAATTCGATGAAATTAAATTTCGTATGCATGGACGAAATCCTTTGATCATCTGGTTTTTGTTGCTGAGCGTATTATTAAGCAGTGAGTTGATCTATGGGGTTAACGCTATATTTTTCAATCGAGTAGAAGAAAAAGAGATCATGAAATCTCTGATGATTAGCCGAAGCCCGGTTGAATATCGCCCATATTGGGTGCCGGAAGAAAATTTTAGGTACGATAATATTAGCAAACTGGGTCATGAGACTCCGCAGTTGCAAAGTGATAATACAGACGTGAGTTGGCAAATCAAAGGTTGGCAACCACGCTCGATTCGTTTGTTGATTAATGCCAGTGTTGAGTCAAAGATAATTGTTCATCAGTTCTATTACCCTGGCTGGGCCGCCATATTAGATGACAAAACCCAATTATCTGTCAGCCCGTCAAATAGAGGATTGCTGCAATTATCTGTTCCTGCTGGGAAATATGAAATTCTGCTAACACTCGATACTCTGATCGAAGAACGCATCGGGCAAATTATCAGCACTATTGTGTTGTTGATATATTTTTTATTAGGTGTGAAAAATTATATTTATGCGAGATTTTTACACAGATAAATATGATGTGGCGTCCCCACCGGGATTTGAACCTGGGTCGCCCGCTTAGGAGGCGGGTGCTCTATCCGGCTGAGCTATAGGGACATGCCGCCCGAAAGCAGCGGCAGCATTATAACAAAATAAGAGCTAACTACCAGATTTAGCTCTTATTTAATAGTTGCTAGTATGCATATGACATACGAATATGAATAAATTTCGCGTCATCCCACCGCATGTTGTCCATTCCAAAACCCAGCTCCAACTTATTCCAGTTTGTTGTTAATTCGATGGATTGATCAATCGGGCGATACCAAGCAAAAACCTGCCAGTTGCCAACTTGTTGTCCGATACCAAAGCGAGGGACATAGTCTTTGAATTGATACTGTAATCCTGCGCCGTATTGCCAGTTGTTAGGTTGATAAATCCACTGCGTATCAAAGCGAAGCGGCAGTGTTTGTCGATAAGTGCTGTAGTTTTTTTCTGTGCCAGAGATCAGCGGTGCCCAAGTGGTATAACCACTGGAGCTGGTATGCTGGCGGTCACTGTAAGCAACAGCCTGTGTGTAGGGAGCATTTTTCCACCAAATGGCGGCAAATAAGTCTTTGACTTCCGTATGATTATGCCATTGTTCTGTCGGCTGCCAGTCAAATGAAAAATCAAGTGCACCACCGTATCCTGTTAATTGTTCGGTTAGCTCTCGGTCAAAAAGCAGATCATCACTGTAGGCATAATCTACATTGGCGTTATATTCATATTCTTTAGTATCTGTTGCAGAAGCTGTTCCGTGCAGCTGGCCTTCAATCAGATAATTGCTCTGTAAAAAAGAAAGACCTAGTGTGGTTTTAAATGATGGTTGCCATTTGTTTTCCCAACTAATCCGCAGACCTTTAGCTGTAATAGCATGTGCTTTTAGGTCTACGTCGTAAGTTCTGCCTGTTTGAAGATCTTCATCATTACGGATGGATCCATAGAGTTCTGATGTATCGCCTGAAAAGTTCAGCGCATAATCTCGCCGGTATAAAACACCCAGACCCCAATTGTCTAATTTGGCTCCGGTTTCAAACCAGCTATAAATATATTGTTTTTCACCGCGTTGATGTTCGCCTTTCCAGCCATGAATAGTATTCATAACAGATATAGGTTCGCTGCGTGCGAAAACATCAGTATATAAATAAGGCTGAAAATCAGAAATTTCGGAAGTGTATGCTGCATATGGCAGGATACAAAGTACACCAGCAATAAAACGCCCACCGAAGTGGGCGATAGAATTAAATTTTTTCATCAGAATTACTGTAATGTCTCAAAAGTGCCATCGGTATAAGTGATTTTTACTGCCCCATTATCAAGCGTTTTCACTGTGGCTACTTTATTTGTTCCAACATACAATGAACCAGATCCGGTCTTATCCTGAATCGACACATCAGTTAGAGTTAATTTTGTACCTAGCGGGTCGGTGATAGTGATGGAACCGGTTTGTTTTTCTACATCTACATTATCTAAGTTGATTGTGTAGTAATTATTACCCCAAGTGAAGGCCAGACTGGCTGAACCACCGGTAAACGAGTTACGATCCACAATAGCAGATACTTTAGCATGTGGTAAACCGGTCACATTGGTTAGCTCAAACGCTGCATTTGCATTTACTTTCAGGAAGTTAGAAGAAGACTCTTCATAAGAACCAAGTTTAATTTCACCATATAAATTGTTATATGTTTGCGGGCTTGCGGTTTTAAGACCCCAGCCCCCAATCTGAATATAAGCGGATTGAACTTCTGAGTTCGGGATAGTTGCATAATCACTGACAATAACTTTCTGCATTTCACTGACAGGATCCAAGATAGTTGCATACTGTTGATATGCTTCCTGAGTATTGAATGTATTGCCACTCCAGCTCGATGTATTGGCATTATACATAGAATAATCCGCTGAATAGTTACTATTATTCCACGCATTATACTTACTGTACCCATAATTCAGATGCCAGTCATCAGGATTTGGGTAAAGTGAAATTGCTGTTTTTAGCTGGGCCAATTTAGTGTCATCAGCAATGCTGTCTTTATGTACCCAGACAGTGTTTTCATTATTCAGGAAAGCTTGCAGGTCAAAGGTTTCTGAGTTTGCCAGATCCAGACCCACTGAGGCTTTAATGTCCTGACTGTCACTGGTCGTGAAGTTACCACTCAGCGCCACTGATTTTAAGGTGAGAGGGAATGAGTCATATAAGGCTTTGGATATTTTGGTTACATCTGGTTTAACCAGTTTAAATTTGGCATTACCAGTAAAGGTTGAATCATTAGCCTGTAATGACAGGTCTAGATTTTTCAGCTCGATGACTGTCAGCGCATTGCCTAAATTATCACCAGTTGTATCGATCAGTGCTGATGCAAAGGTCGCTTGCGCCTGACCATTGTTGACAGACATGCTGGTTGAACCATCAGAAATACCACCGCTGATATTGACGGTATATTGTGTTTTATCTGTTTTAGCGTAATTGATCTCATCAAAAGATAGATCGGTGCTTAAAGTTAGATTGTTTACTGTTATGGTGCGGGCGTTGGGTTCAGTACCTTTCAGTGAGCCGGACAATACCGCACTTAAACCTGCACTGGTATTGGTAGTTGTCAGTGTAAGGGTTCCTAATGTATCCAAACCTGATTTGATTTCTACTGGGAATGAACCACCGAGATGGACTTGCTGATTATTAATTAGCTGCGAAAACATTTCGTCCACGGCCAAGCCCAACAAACTGGCCATTGCTGCAGAATCTTTATCGAAAACCTCAGCTGCTTGAGCTGCACTAGCATCGATAGCGTTTAAAGGCGAGTCGAAGTCAGTATTGGCAATGTTATAAACTAAGCTGCGAGTGTTTGTTATTAATGCTTTGGCTTTTGCTATATCTGTTGCGCTATATAGAGGGTTTGCCGCTACAGATAGTGAACCATCATCACTTATATTTTGTTCAATTACAGATGCTTGTTGCTTAACACTATCAATCGTTGTTGATGGGAGTATGGTTTTATAGGTATCGCTATCAGCAATCTCAACCCAACTTTGTTCCAATTCGGCTGGAGTTATGCTGTCATTTGAATCCAATTTGCCATCTTTAATTGAATCAGCCAGCTCCTGAATTACATCAGCGATAGATTTATTATCACTGGTAAAGCTCATCAATGCTGCGGCCATGGTAGCGGCTCGTTGTGCCGTAGCTGACTCCCCACTTATGTCAGTGGCAGTAATATCAATTGCTTGAGTATTAGCAACATCAAATCCCACAAGATTTGTTACTTTTGCCAGAGCATCAGTTACAGCTGCTTTTTTGTCTGTATTACTAGCTAAGTTGCTCTCTGCAATGGCTGCTGCCATATTGGTGTAGGGGGTCACTGGAATATTGGCTAGAGTAGCTGTCGAAACCGTTGGTAAAACAGCTGCCATTGTGAAGTTTTGTGGTAAAGCTACAGACTCACCAAAGGCTGCATTTCCGCAACCTGAACTGCCATCACACTTCATTGTCGTATTGGTGCCAGCGGTAATTTCAATCTTTAATACTCCACCAGCATAGCCTGCGAGAGCCAGAGAATAATCACCATTATCATCTGTTAAAGAGGTTCCGACAGTATTCCAGCTTCCATTTACATATTCTTTAGCTGTGACAATTCCTTTTTGAATAACGCCTTTAGCTGCGGTACCTGATATTGTATATGTGGAAGTTGTTGATGAACTATTTGATGAACTACCACCGCCCCCACAAGCTGTTAATGCTGTACTAATTGCTATTGCCAGTGCTATTTTTTTTAATTCCATTTGAAGCTCCATATAAACCAGTTTGTAAATATCCGCAAAAATATCAACATACAAGGTTATCGAGTGCAAATGTTTACACATAAAACATAGGGATTTTATTGGGTCAGATCAATTTTTTAATCAGCACTATTCCAATTCCGCCAAATCATTCACCTGAATATTGCCAGCGGCATATTGTGATAATGGCCGAATCACCGCATTTTCCGGATACACCTTTTTCACTTCCATCACACCAGATGCTTCGTTACGTAATGGATGTTCTTGCCCATAACTATCGGTAAAATCGGCTTTATGCAGAATGCGGAAGCGGTCGCCTACTTTCAGGCCGTTATTTTTGCCAAGGTTAATATGATAATCGAGACCTTCCACGCGGATGATCCGCGCAGTAGGGCGTTCGCATTGCAAACGGCCTTTCAGTTCTTCGGTGGCACGGTTAAGCGTCGCAGTCACTTCCATACCGTAAGAGGATTGCCAGAAATCTTGACTGATCGGGTCAACAATAGCTTCTCGATCAAATGTCCATTGCGCCTGCGTTTGATAAAAAGGCTGGTCCAGCAATTGCCCGGTTAGCCCATCGTAGATATACAGCTGCAAGGTAAAATGGCGTAATGGATTTTTATACCATGTTCCCGGAAAAACATTGTCGAGAATACCTTGGTCTGGTTTCTGCAGCGAGGCATCTACGATGCTGCCAAAAATGAGATATTGGCTGTCAGTCTGCACGGCTAAGCTTTGGATCTGCTGCGCAAACGTGCTGTCACCTTGATGTAATTTGCTGGGGTCTACCCCCAGATTATTATCTAACCAGCTGTGAGTGACAAAAACCTGACGCTGTTGCCCTAAGCGGTCGAACAATGCTCGTGTTACGGCGCGATCCAATTGATAGATTTGGCCATAACGACCATCATCTTTGTGTTGCCAGTTAAACCGGATCAGTGAAATATCTTTGGCATATAAGCCACCCGCACAACCAGACCGATCGGCGACTATATAAGAGCGCACATTAACAAAAATACGCTGCTCTCGGATCTCTTCATCCAACAGTTGATATTGCCGAACCTCACTATTGGCACGGATCTGGAAATCATCTCGAGTCAGTGCACCATTGCTCAGTTGCTGAATGCTGGAAACAGAGGCGCCTGCTTTCAGCATTGCTTGACGTAAGGCATCCTGAATCGCTTGCTGGCGCGCGTATTCCTCATCATTATTGATGATAGCCGCGCTACCAATGGTTTTATACCATGCAGCTTGTGAGGGCAGGGCGATCATGCATAACAGCAGAATAATCCAATGTTTCATGGCATTTGGCGAATGGGAGATAAGATAATTTTGCTATGCACAATCTATACCAGCGGAAAATTGACATCCGGCCTCAAGATATTATTTGAATGGTCGATAAGTGGTTATGCCAGGAGAAAGGTTGGGTCTAATAATGAAAAAATACAGACCGTTAATGGTTATTTTAACCGCCGTGTTTGCGTTGTCGGCCTGTGCTGATCGAACCGGTATGAACTATGACGGGCCAAAAAGAGAAAATGGGTTGGCGCTAAATCGTTTGGTGTCAGATATGACGGATCGCTTGTTTGCTACGAAGATCCCTGGCAACACGGTTTTATCGCCTATCGCCGTGACATCCATGGTGAATCTCAGTTCTCTGGAAAGTACGAGTCCAATTGGGCAGCAAATCTCTGAAGATTTTGTGCATGAATTACACCGCCGTGGTGAAGTCGTTCTCGACTATAAGATAACCGGTAGCATCAAAGTGACACCGGAAGGTGATTTCACCATGAGCCGTGATTGGACCGAATTGTCAAAACGGATCCCTGCCGGGCGTGTGCTGACAGGAACTATGTCTCGAAATGATTTAGGTGTGGTGCTCAATATGCGCATTATCAACATGCGTACTCGCTTGGTCGAAGCGACATCACAGGGCTTCGTACCAAATGAAATGCTCAAAGGTAATTTTGAATCTGGCCGCACCGTACT of the uncultured Tolumonas sp. genome contains:
- a CDS encoding PTS transporter subunit EIIB; translated protein: MDAKVVAQQIFEALGGNENIISLVYCATRLRFVLNDDSVVDENKLAQITEVTGTFRTGGQYQIILGMGKVKLAHDELIQLIDSAPQEVAPGSLNPVQKAVKVISDLVSKN
- a CDS encoding LysR family transcriptional regulator, producing MDKILQQFLEVATLQNVSHAAKKLCLSQPTLTHNMKKLEESLDVQLFIRTSNGMKLTEFGEVLLEQTRIMQRIYDNTLTKIEMLKERHERELRIGSGHAWWYVFLKDTIDAYRQEHPAANIYIDIGNHLRLMDLLLSGDIDLFIGHEISGLNKRAGVLFIPLFISHDKVFVREGHPLSLRSCTLDDLVEYPTIEITPDEIRHVHVMEDLQPKKLERTQLHLTEKILYRSNSIITSIDLACSTNGLLPFPGSMASFFDKFNLISLDLSEEYTKGSVGIYLIREKQDDIHIQDVLNLIRKNLDNNRHLII
- a CDS encoding 6-pyruvoyl-tetrahydropterin synthase-related protein; protein product: MSKILALISLWRHLVIIVAVALLLTMPLLINGCMNGHDFFFHVIFSHHFTEQFWNGDLYPRWMSKMNAGFGSPTFFFYAPLPYYITSFISLFFPIDNSSCDALVVSASLALIMSGVTAFFWLNKFTSTQFALIIAVIYMVLPYHFVVDIYIRFAFAELWSFVWMPLILYWSLKVSEGSTKSIIWLSVSISLLIFTHLPTFIIFMPVFVGHFLFVTDKGLRRVVFLKHLMAIMLAVGLSAIYWVPAMTTQDNVSMQSMFSGMFHYTNNFLLSGPIYGHSTTFWRYLTFITVLMSTLAYGAWLFSRMQTHLIIRRETNYWIVVVFLSLFMTLPFSQFIWDLLPALQKIQFPWRFNTILTIAAITVFALAVSQFDEIKFRMHGRNPLIIWFLLLSVLLSSELIYGVNAIFFNRVEEKEIMKSLMISRSPVEYRPYWVPEENFRYDNISKLGHETPQLQSDNTDVSWQIKGWQPRSIRLLINASVESKIIVHQFYYPGWAAILDDKTQLSVSPSNRGLLQLSVPAGKYEILLTLDTLIEERIGQIISTIVLLIYFLLGVKNYIYARFLHR
- a CDS encoding FlgO family outer membrane protein, with amino-acid sequence MKKYRPLMVILTAVFALSACADRTGMNYDGPKRENGLALNRLVSDMTDRLFATKIPGNTVLSPIAVTSMVNLSSLESTSPIGQQISEDFVHELHRRGEVVLDYKITGSIKVTPEGDFTMSRDWTELSKRIPAGRVLTGTMSRNDLGVVLNMRIINMRTRLVEATSQGFVPNEMLKGNFESGRTVLVTKGMVVRGEFPYDQYGKPLTMTH
- a CDS encoding flagellar assembly protein T N-terminal domain-containing protein, giving the protein MKHWIILLLCMIALPSQAAWYKTIGSAAIINNDEEYARQQAIQDALRQAMLKAGASVSSIQQLSNGALTRDDFQIRANSEVRQYQLLDEEIREQRIFVNVRSYIVADRSGCAGGLYAKDISLIRFNWQHKDDGRYGQIYQLDRAVTRALFDRLGQQRQVFVTHSWLDNNLGVDPSKLHQGDSTFAQQIQSLAVQTDSQYLIFGSIVDASLQKPDQGILDNVFPGTWYKNPLRHFTLQLYIYDGLTGQLLDQPFYQTQAQWTFDREAIVDPISQDFWQSSYGMEVTATLNRATEELKGRLQCERPTARIIRVEGLDYHINLGKNNGLKVGDRFRILHKADFTDSYGQEHPLRNEASGVMEVKKVYPENAVIRPLSQYAAGNIQVNDLAELE
- a CDS encoding ABC transporter substrate-binding protein, whose translation is MKQHTLGLIATLVAGALNTAHADTLKMECASTSTGKSYCDYIKNRFEKETSHKLEFVQLPPASDEKLGLFQQIFAAKDSKAVDVFQADTVWLGVLDKHLLDLTDKVKDLQPLFFQSAWNNDVVNGKVKAIPAFLDAGAMYYRKDLLAKYNEQPPKTWEELARIAAKIQKGEREAGKKNFWGFVFQGKAYEGMTCDALEWIASYKGGTFVDKDGKITVNNPQAAKALDTAASWIGTISPKGVLGYMEEESRAVFQNGDAAFMRNWPYAYVLAQDPTSPVKGNVGVIPVPKGGVDGQHAATLGGWQWAVSAYTEHPDAAIQLIRILTDAESQKMQFKTVGVAPSRLDVYQDPEVMASAPYLAEFKDVFASAVPRPAVETKAQFPKVSKAVFNAAYDVLSGRATGEKAVADLESKLKRIKGKEWK